The Thiohalophilus sp. genome segment CAACCCCGAAATTTTTTATGCTGGAAGAATACGACACCTTCAAGCCGGTGATGTGGGATGACGACGCGGTCTGTCTGCTGGATCAGCGGTTGTTGCCCCGGCAACATCAATACAATCATTACCGCAGTGTGGCCGAGGTTGCTCAGGCGATTCGCGATATGGTGGTGCGCGGCGCACCGGCGATCGGGATCACCGCCGCCTATGGCGTGGCGCTGGCGGCACGACAGCGTTACGCCGAGTCAGCGGCGCACTGGCGTGACAAACTCGAAGCCGATCTGCAGCAGCTGGGCGAGGCCCGGCCGACGGCTATCAATCTCTACTGGGCGATCGAGCGGTTGCGGCGCCAACTGGATGATATAAAGGGTGATCCCTTTCCGGTTTTGCTGGCCGAAGCCCGGGCTATCCATGCAGAAGACATTGCCGCCAATCTGACAATGGGCCAGTTTGGCGCCTCGCTGATCGCACCGGGTGATAGCGTGTTGACCCACTGCAACGCCGGGGCGCTGGCCACTGGCGGGCACGGCACGGCGCTGGGGGTGATCCGCAGCGCCCATGCCGAGGGCAAACTGGGGACGGTGTATGCCGATGAGACCCGGCCCTGGTTGCAGGGGGCGCGCCTGACGGCCTGGGAGTTATTGCAGGACAATATTCCGGTGACGCTGGTGGCCGAAGGGGCCGCCGCCTGGCTGATGCGCCAGGGCAAGGTGCAGTGGGTGATTGTCGGCTCCGATCGGATCG includes the following:
- the mtnA gene encoding S-methyl-5-thioribose-1-phosphate isomerase, with the protein product MLEEYDTFKPVMWDDDAVCLLDQRLLPRQHQYNHYRSVAEVAQAIRDMVVRGAPAIGITAAYGVALAARQRYAESAAHWRDKLEADLQQLGEARPTAINLYWAIERLRRQLDDIKGDPFPVLLAEARAIHAEDIAANLTMGQFGASLIAPGDSVLTHCNAGALATGGHGTALGVIRSAHAEGKLGTVYADETRPWLQGARLTAWELLQDNIPVTLVAEGAAAWLMRQGKVQWVIVGSDRIVANGDVANKIGTYSLAVLARQHGVKFMVAAPTSTIDMAVGEGGAIPIEQRDGAELLECGGQRVAAEGAGAWNPVFDVTPAQLVDAIVTERGIIEQPDAGKMARHMGEHR